A region from the Mucilaginibacter sp. CSA2-8R genome encodes:
- a CDS encoding glycosyltransferase yields the protein MITTYSFIVLLLTGLYLVVVLYLIKGWSALRYPEKVLVPGELNTKVTILIAARNEEENIRLTIDDILAQDYPRHLLEIIIVDDHSTDSTADIIRSYASQGIRLLQMNEAQRLNSYKKKAIAEAIKLSTGDLMVATDADCRMGPQWLSSVVSYFETQNLVMISSPVAYFQEKNLFERMQTLEFSFLIGIGASFIGNGRASTCNGANLAYRKDVFYEVGGFKGIDDLASGDDELLLQKVAVSYPGRIGFLKQREAIVYTHAKPDLNEFLQQRRRWASKSTKYKDKKVVALAVGIWLFNLSMLLNFLLGFYRLYFLEVFALQLLVKLAFEAALLFPITAFFKRQKLMVLLLLLSPIHVLYFVYVGLMGNTSKYSWKGRMVR from the coding sequence TTGATAACAACATATAGTTTTATAGTTCTGTTACTTACTGGCTTGTACCTGGTAGTCGTGCTTTATTTGATTAAGGGATGGTCTGCCTTGCGGTATCCTGAAAAAGTTCTTGTCCCGGGCGAGCTAAACACTAAAGTAACTATACTGATTGCCGCCCGTAACGAGGAAGAAAACATTCGCCTGACTATTGATGACATTTTAGCGCAGGATTACCCCAGGCATCTTTTGGAAATTATTATTGTAGACGACCACTCGACCGACAGCACGGCCGATATCATTCGCAGTTATGCTTCACAAGGCATCCGGTTGCTGCAGATGAACGAAGCACAACGATTAAACTCTTATAAAAAGAAAGCCATTGCAGAGGCGATAAAGCTATCTACCGGCGATTTGATGGTGGCTACGGATGCTGATTGCCGTATGGGACCGCAATGGCTGAGCAGCGTGGTGTCTTATTTTGAAACACAAAACCTGGTGATGATTTCGTCGCCGGTAGCTTACTTTCAGGAAAAAAACCTGTTTGAGCGGATGCAAACGCTTGAGTTTTCTTTTCTGATAGGCATCGGTGCCTCATTCATTGGCAACGGCAGGGCATCTACCTGCAACGGTGCAAACCTGGCTTACCGTAAAGATGTATTTTACGAAGTAGGCGGCTTTAAAGGTATTGACGATTTAGCATCAGGTGATGACGAACTTTTACTACAAAAAGTAGCTGTAAGTTACCCTGGGCGCATCGGCTTCTTAAAACAGCGCGAGGCTATTGTTTATACTCATGCCAAGCCTGATCTTAATGAATTTTTGCAGCAACGCCGTCGCTGGGCATCAAAATCAACCAAGTATAAAGACAAGAAAGTGGTTGCGCTGGCCGTTGGCATCTGGTTGTTTAACCTGAGTATGTTGCTTAACTTTTTGCTGGGCTTTTACCGCTTATACTTTCTGGAGGTGTTTGCCTTGCAATTACTGGTCAAATTAGCTTTCGAAGCGGCGTTATTATTCCCGATTACGGCCTTTTTTAAGCGGCAGAAGCTCATGGTTTTGCTGCTTTTGCTATCACCCATCCACGTGCTGTATTTTGTTTACGTAGGGTTAATGGGTAATACTAGTAAATATTCCTGGAAAGGGCGTATGGTAAGATAG
- a CDS encoding lysylphosphatidylglycerol synthase domain-containing protein — protein MTGTAKKWISWLLKALILVLAFVFIYRRLTNSEGLKHFQELIGNIEQLPAILTLSFIIVLMVFNYVLEALKWKYLTQKWSPITFWQATESVFCGLTMAIFTPNRWGEFGGRVMFLPPRKRVHGVFAMAVGTFGQLVVTCVVGSASLLWFIYTYLPVNIWIFIGMLAIGAGFMLLMLIFYFNVRWVVFLLNRVPFLKRFYRFFKIMKRYHFRELLTIMGYCLSRFLTYSFQYCLIFHLLLPEVHMYQVLLLTFAFFFIQSVLPTIDVVDIGVRSATADKLFEHITNQHIAVMAAVALIWFTNIILPAVLGSVFVFKLKFFDNNI, from the coding sequence TTGACCGGCACTGCTAAGAAATGGATATCCTGGCTGCTTAAAGCGCTTATCTTGGTCTTGGCTTTTGTATTTATTTATCGCCGGTTAACCAACAGCGAAGGCTTAAAACACTTTCAGGAGCTTATTGGCAATATTGAACAGTTGCCGGCCATACTTACGCTTTCATTCATCATCGTACTCATGGTATTTAACTATGTGCTGGAGGCGTTGAAATGGAAATACCTTACTCAAAAATGGTCGCCAATTACCTTTTGGCAGGCTACCGAGTCGGTGTTTTGCGGGTTAACCATGGCTATATTTACGCCTAACCGCTGGGGTGAGTTTGGCGGCAGGGTAATGTTTTTGCCTCCGCGCAAGCGTGTACATGGCGTGTTTGCCATGGCGGTAGGCACCTTTGGGCAATTGGTAGTAACCTGCGTGGTAGGTTCAGCCTCGTTACTTTGGTTTATATATACTTACCTGCCTGTAAACATTTGGATATTTATCGGTATGCTGGCTATTGGCGCCGGTTTTATGCTGCTGATGCTCATTTTTTATTTTAATGTGAGATGGGTAGTGTTTTTACTAAACCGTGTGCCTTTTCTAAAAAGGTTTTACCGCTTTTTTAAGATCATGAAACGTTACCATTTCCGCGAGTTATTAACCATTATGGGGTACTGCCTTAGCCGGTTTTTAACTTATTCGTTTCAATACTGTTTAATTTTTCATTTGCTGCTGCCAGAGGTACACATGTACCAGGTTTTGCTGTTAACGTTTGCTTTTTTCTTTATTCAGTCGGTTTTACCTACTATTGATGTAGTAGACATTGGTGTGCGCAGCGCTACGGCCGATAAATTATTTGAGCACATCACCAATCAGCATATTGCTGTAATGGCTGCCGTGGCGTTAATTTGGTTTACCAACATTATTTTACCAGCTGTTTTAGGTTCTGTTTTTGTATTTAAGTTAAAGTTTTTTGATAACAACATATAG